In Spinacia oleracea cultivar Varoflay chromosome 5, BTI_SOV_V1, whole genome shotgun sequence, a single window of DNA contains:
- the LOC110802027 gene encoding uncharacterized mitochondrial protein AtMg00810-like: MIPLHLRPLKPISVIDFKMKDLGALKYFLGIEVARSSAGLFLLQRKYTLDIVSEAGLLGANPCGFPIEKNHRLGLANGELLSNPESYRRLVGRLIYLAVTSPDLAYSVHMLSQFMQEPRIKHWEAALRVVRYLKGTPGQGILLHAHSDLSLQGWCDSDWAACPITRRSLSGWIVFLGQSLISWKTKKQHTVSRSSTEAEYRSMAAVTCELKWLKGLLLSLGVHHPKAMKLFCDSQSALHMVKNSVFHERTKHIEVDCHFVRDAITDGLIAPSYVPTITQLADIFTKTLGKKQFDYLLAKLGNFEPRAPT; encoded by the coding sequence ATGATTCCGCTGCACTTAAGACCTTTAAAGCCTATCTCGGTGATTGATTTTAAGATGAAAGACCTTGGTGCTTTGAAGTATTTCCTCGGAATCGAGGTGGCAAGGAGTTCGGCTGGTTTGTTCTTGTTGCAACGCAAGTACACGCTTGACATTGTATCGGAGGCCGGATTATTGGGAGCCAATCCATGTGGTTTCCCTATCGAGAAAAATCACAGATTAGGACTCGCAAATGGGGAGCTCTTATCGAACCCTGAGTCCTATCGCAGATTAGTAGGTCGACTCATTTATCTAGCAGTGACCAGTCCAGATTTGGCCTACTCGGTTCATATGCTATCTCAGTTTATGCAGGAGCCTAGAATTAAGCATTGGGAGGCGGCTTTGAGAGTCGTTCGTTATTTGAAAGGTACTCCGGGACAGGGTATCTTGTTACATGCACATAGTGATCTGTCCTTGCAGGGTTGGTGTGATTCTGATTGGGCAGCATGCCCAATCACTAGACGCTCTTTGTCCGGGTGGATTGTGTTCCTTGGGCAATCTCTTATTTCTTGGAAGACAAAAAAGCAACACACAGTTTCCCGCTCGTCTACAGAAGCGGAATACCGATCTATGGCAGCAGTTACTTGTGAGCTCAAATGGTTGAAAGGGTTGCTTCTGAGCTTGGGTGTGCACCACCCAAAGGCAATGAAGCTCTTTTGTGATAGTCAATCAGCCCTTCATATGGTCAAAAATTCAGTGTTTCATGAACGTACCAAACACATTGAGGTTGATTGTCACTTTGTTCGGGATGCGATAACAGATGGTTTGATTGCTCCGTCATATGTTCCGACTATTACACAATTGGCGGATATTTTTACAAAGACTCTTGGAAAGAAACAATTTGATTATCTTCTCGCCAAGTTGGGCAATTTTGAACCTCGTGCTCCAACTTGA